A single window of Archangium gephyra DNA harbors:
- a CDS encoding POTRA domain-containing protein yields the protein MLCLLLAGGAMAQPVRAVEPAKSAGAQATETEPIPVRPEPVLPAGPQVVEVELHLPAEEDSAGLVELVAVRKGQALSARAVRRSVERLWASGRFSDIVVRTVDVPEGVRVVFELTSMARIRRIDVEGNVVLSDAVLRAALKADGIEQDKLLDEDVLGAAMKGLSRAYGRQGYNDARIQLTREAVAGGVALVFTVFEGSPTRVAAVSVTGSPGLPLSELLATLGLRVGGVLDRGGLESGLERLRTLLRTRGYWRATVGQPKQKKSGDAATVVVPISAGPRFTFHFHGNHRFPDTVLARMLSYDGTEPLDSQTVARLARRLESFYRYRGFNDVHVETREVHRPDGEAAVLAFDIEEGHPLRVRRVIFRGNKVLSNEDLREMLTEHVRSNEPQPTTAPLLADAVEMGPGKRHMGPPEWVHNPATVFVEEAWRDAAEVMTEAYRERGFLQARVRFVKMERAVGRRTAVGWFDVFEGPQMRVSEIRIEGGPQGFDGRSLVPIKAGEPMSNDAVERGQQALVTELGRKGYLFARAEAAPNLAAKGVSVLYRLEPGPQVTVGRILVRGTSRTNEEVVRATVRLKEDEVLSPDKLFESQRRLTLLNIFRQATVRLEKPDVPEASKDVVVEVRERPRWEGEVAGGYFLAEGPRLGLDVSRSNVDGRGLNLSGRLKLNYIGWSAQGWEKASIARARCTAVPEECKAPGPYDWVSDFGGRAVLSAAQPRLYGLLPLEVGARVDLIGERVHRPSYLSTRAAAVAGLDWSATRWLSFGLQYELEGNLLERGERQLTAPSRADQERLRFPTGFFILNSLRASGAVDLRDDPANPRRGLVVSTSAELMRDIRSLPTNASGEPTEAQPINGVKLMGNVSGYVPLPSKAVLALSVRGGTIVPLEEDSWVIGSKRFYLGGSSSLRGFREDGILGEDRRTSLRRQLADCRSLAHPAGCSTELLTILAGQPPTSEGGQLFTLAKGELRIPVGSSFDVGLFLEAGNLWEDLEQYQFAALRYSTGIGARYQTPVGPLSFDVGINLDPDETLNEPLLQFHFSIGTF from the coding sequence GTGCTCTGCCTGCTGCTGGCCGGCGGCGCGATGGCGCAGCCGGTGAGGGCAGTGGAGCCAGCGAAGTCCGCCGGGGCGCAGGCCACCGAGACGGAGCCGATTCCCGTGCGCCCGGAGCCGGTGCTCCCGGCGGGTCCCCAGGTGGTGGAGGTGGAGCTGCACCTGCCCGCGGAGGAGGACTCGGCGGGGCTGGTGGAGCTGGTGGCGGTGCGCAAGGGACAGGCGCTGTCGGCCCGCGCGGTGCGCCGCTCGGTGGAGCGGCTGTGGGCCAGCGGGCGCTTCTCCGACATCGTCGTGCGCACGGTGGACGTGCCCGAGGGCGTGCGCGTGGTCTTCGAGCTCACGTCCATGGCGCGCATCCGCCGCATCGACGTGGAAGGCAACGTCGTCCTCTCCGACGCGGTGCTCCGGGCGGCGCTGAAGGCGGATGGCATCGAGCAGGACAAGCTGCTCGACGAGGACGTGCTGGGCGCGGCCATGAAGGGCCTGTCCCGCGCGTACGGGCGCCAGGGCTACAACGACGCGCGCATCCAGCTCACGCGCGAGGCCGTGGCCGGAGGCGTGGCGCTCGTCTTCACCGTCTTCGAGGGCAGTCCCACGCGGGTGGCGGCCGTCTCGGTGACGGGCAGCCCCGGCCTGCCGTTGTCCGAGTTGCTCGCCACGCTGGGCCTGCGCGTGGGCGGCGTGCTGGACCGCGGTGGCCTGGAGTCCGGACTGGAGCGGCTGCGGACCCTGCTGCGCACCCGCGGCTACTGGCGCGCCACGGTGGGTCAGCCCAAGCAGAAGAAGTCGGGCGACGCGGCGACGGTGGTGGTGCCCATCTCCGCCGGGCCCCGCTTCACCTTCCACTTCCACGGCAACCACCGCTTCCCGGACACCGTGCTGGCGCGGATGCTGTCCTATGACGGCACGGAGCCGCTGGACTCCCAGACGGTGGCGCGGCTGGCACGGCGGCTGGAGTCCTTCTACCGCTACCGCGGCTTCAACGACGTGCACGTGGAGACGCGTGAGGTGCACCGCCCGGACGGCGAGGCGGCGGTGCTCGCCTTCGACATCGAGGAAGGCCATCCGCTGCGCGTGCGGCGCGTCATCTTCCGGGGCAACAAGGTCCTCTCCAACGAGGACCTGCGCGAGATGCTCACCGAGCACGTGCGCTCCAACGAGCCCCAGCCCACCACGGCGCCGCTGCTGGCGGACGCGGTGGAGATGGGGCCCGGCAAGCGCCACATGGGGCCTCCCGAGTGGGTGCACAACCCGGCCACCGTCTTCGTCGAGGAGGCGTGGCGGGACGCGGCGGAGGTGATGACGGAGGCCTACCGCGAGCGCGGCTTCCTCCAGGCCCGGGTGCGCTTCGTCAAGATGGAACGGGCGGTGGGCCGGCGCACGGCGGTGGGCTGGTTCGACGTGTTCGAGGGCCCGCAGATGCGCGTGTCCGAGATTCGCATCGAGGGCGGGCCGCAGGGCTTCGACGGCCGGAGCCTGGTGCCCATCAAGGCGGGCGAGCCCATGAGCAACGACGCGGTGGAGCGCGGGCAGCAGGCGCTCGTCACCGAGCTGGGGCGCAAGGGCTACCTCTTCGCCCGCGCGGAGGCGGCGCCGAACCTCGCGGCCAAGGGCGTGAGCGTCCTCTACCGCCTGGAGCCGGGTCCCCAGGTGACGGTGGGCCGCATCCTCGTGCGCGGAACGTCACGCACCAACGAGGAGGTGGTGCGCGCCACGGTGCGCCTCAAGGAGGACGAGGTGCTCAGCCCGGACAAGCTCTTCGAGAGCCAGCGCCGGCTCACGCTCCTCAACATCTTCCGGCAGGCCACGGTGCGGCTGGAGAAGCCGGACGTGCCCGAGGCCAGCAAGGACGTGGTGGTGGAGGTGCGCGAGCGTCCGCGCTGGGAGGGCGAGGTCGCCGGCGGCTACTTCCTGGCGGAAGGCCCTCGGCTGGGCCTGGACGTGTCGCGCTCCAACGTGGACGGGCGCGGGCTCAACCTGTCGGGCCGGTTGAAGCTCAACTACATCGGGTGGAGCGCGCAGGGCTGGGAGAAGGCCTCCATCGCCCGCGCCCGCTGCACCGCGGTGCCCGAGGAGTGCAAGGCGCCCGGGCCGTATGACTGGGTGAGTGACTTCGGTGGACGCGCCGTGCTGTCGGCCGCCCAGCCCCGGCTCTACGGCCTGCTGCCCCTGGAGGTGGGTGCCCGCGTCGATCTCATCGGCGAGCGCGTGCACCGGCCCTCGTACCTCTCCACCCGAGCCGCCGCGGTGGCGGGCCTGGACTGGTCGGCGACGCGCTGGCTGAGCTTCGGGTTGCAGTACGAGCTGGAGGGCAACCTGCTGGAGCGCGGAGAACGCCAGCTCACCGCGCCGAGCCGCGCGGACCAGGAGCGTCTGCGTTTCCCCACCGGCTTCTTCATCCTCAACTCGCTGCGCGCCTCCGGTGCGGTGGACCTGCGGGATGATCCCGCCAACCCGCGCAGGGGCCTGGTGGTGTCCACCAGCGCCGAGCTGATGCGCGACATCCGCTCGCTGCCGACGAACGCCAGCGGCGAGCCCACCGAGGCCCAGCCCATCAACGGCGTGAAGCTGATGGGCAACGTGAGCGGCTACGTGCCCCTGCCGTCCAAGGCGGTGCTGGCCCTGTCCGTGCGCGGTGGCACCATCGTGCCCCTGGAGGAGGACTCCTGGGTCATCGGCTCCAAGCGCTTCTACCTGGGCGGCTCCTCCAGCCTGCGCGGCTTCCGGGAGGATGGCATCCTCGGCGAGGACCGGCGCACGTCGCTGCGGCGCCAGCTGGCGGACTGCCGCTCGCTGGCGCACCCGGCGGGTTGCTCCACGGAGTTGTTGACCATTCTCGCCGGCCAGCCGCCCACCAGCGAAGGTGGGCAGCTGTTCACCCTCGCCAAGGGTGAGCTGCGCATTCCCGTGGGCTCCTCCTTCGACGTGGGCCTCTTCCTGGAGGCGGGCAACCTCTGGGAAGACCTGGAGCAGTACCAGTTCGCCGCGCTGCGCTACTCGACGGGCATCGGCGCTCGCTACCAGACGCCGGTGGGCCCGCTGTCCTTCGACGTGGGCATCAACCTGGACCCCGACGAGACGCTCAACGAGCCGCTCCTGCAGTTCCACTTCAGCATCGGCACCTTCTGA
- a CDS encoding translocation/assembly module TamB domain-containing protein — MALRNRQQGARRPPLWLIVLTLVLGTVLVLRTRTAWDQLCTQARRQLPTLLGMEVGIGQCEVDPLGQRLILRGLSVFEKGADTPLFAADSAEVQLGLPNPLSGQLAIDLVKVHRPRVSLDLSRPRPPAGEPGECLLKPLRRLRLARVAITGAEVRLALPGGRQVELSELDVSLRERWGEEEFEVEARRGLVHLAPGQELTLGRLALSGALDVDEELLELDRAEASLDDVTVNISGRVEQLCEPVLALDAQVFLPLRTLSRAGLLPKPAQGHLWTRLTANGRPAAPSVSVELSGSGISYAQYSPGSFTARLAYAGELVTVEELLVPIGSGGNARITGTLALRPGLPVEVDLETHEAQFGRILEKAGLTGSWVDFPANAKAHLSGTLLPRPNLSGDLDLRHGRFILASRAFDAPVDSGRTLLTYERGHVRTQVSLLPDRVTFSGIEIDSGRSRIGGEVTLFYDSQKGLLVNAHGDADLSDFGHIAQLPWAGHGSVSTTVEGPYSQVKIGATLSLRDFMFWDFDLGVVQGKLTYADKLLGFPTISGQKGRTQYFGNAELTFGRSLHARAEVQVPRGRTEDLIDIIAPLHSTISVMQGPLQGEVSGRVEIDSPMDQFSGLVALDFKDTTYYGRHMGNGSARLRFDNGEAMVLERTVLEGRLGRTWVDGSFFFSGPHKGVLDYRFGGDNLSLAELAGQETAERMGLQATLALEGTVSGNTDVPVTTAHVSGPQVIFGGRNLGNMGFEARMEGRELQLAGRPSRDTSGILWMRVKEPYPFEAAMTLELPEIRPLLPANSFTQGLSGSVKAVVRAQGALKNAQAIQMDATVERLTLARGAFSGANDGPISLRYANGRLDVPSFTFRGPDTELSAAGWISPEQMDFYLRGGMNLGLLESVSPMLVRTGGRVELNAVATGSPRTPKVAGSALISDAKLSLRDQPLAVRDVKGRVAFTGQRILLESLEGYLNEGRMQGSGEVTLVDFRPSELLMNVALTDVATRFHEDLPFTTSGRLWLTGTLDAMRLGGVMDIRNLRYRRGLELDDILKRFSRRSVLAAPAEKPREYLTFDVGLLLTDVWLDNNLARARLLGSLKLTGTNVRPGVLGVVETAEGSQAFFRNNQFAIDRGQIEFQDRYSIDPMFDLRAQAQVREYQVKLHAFGRPAAPQLLLTSEPSLTEGDVLSLLTLGLTSTDKETAASASAGLAAEAFFNISGLDRQVQRFLPNNPVLRGLSLQISTTYNDATQQAEPTARLESKFLTEQLKIGLTQPVSGRGTRARAEYLFDNRFSLRGQWDNENSETAFGNPGIELKLSWESQ, encoded by the coding sequence TTGGCTCTCCGGAACAGGCAGCAGGGCGCGCGCAGGCCGCCGCTGTGGCTCATCGTCCTCACGCTCGTGCTGGGGACGGTGCTGGTCCTCCGTACGCGCACCGCCTGGGATCAGCTGTGCACGCAGGCCCGGCGTCAGCTGCCCACGCTGCTGGGGATGGAAGTGGGCATCGGCCAGTGCGAGGTGGATCCGCTCGGCCAGCGCCTCATCCTCCGCGGACTGTCCGTCTTCGAGAAGGGCGCGGACACGCCCCTGTTCGCCGCGGACTCGGCCGAGGTGCAGCTCGGCCTGCCCAACCCGCTCTCCGGTCAGCTCGCCATCGATCTGGTGAAGGTGCACCGGCCGCGCGTGTCGCTGGACTTGTCCCGTCCCAGGCCGCCCGCGGGTGAGCCCGGCGAGTGCCTGCTCAAGCCGCTGCGGCGGTTGCGGCTGGCGCGCGTGGCCATCACCGGCGCGGAGGTGCGGCTGGCGCTGCCCGGTGGCCGGCAGGTGGAGCTGTCCGAGCTGGACGTCAGCCTGCGCGAGCGCTGGGGCGAGGAGGAGTTCGAGGTGGAGGCCCGGCGCGGCCTGGTCCACCTGGCTCCGGGACAGGAGCTCACCCTCGGACGGCTCGCGCTCTCGGGCGCGCTGGACGTGGACGAGGAGCTGCTGGAGCTGGACCGCGCCGAGGCGTCGCTGGACGACGTGACGGTGAACATCTCCGGACGCGTGGAGCAGCTGTGCGAGCCCGTGCTCGCGCTGGACGCCCAGGTGTTCCTGCCGCTGCGCACGCTGTCGCGGGCGGGGCTGCTGCCCAAGCCCGCCCAGGGCCACCTCTGGACGCGGCTCACGGCCAATGGCCGCCCGGCGGCGCCCAGCGTGTCCGTGGAGCTGTCGGGCAGCGGCATCTCCTATGCGCAGTACTCCCCGGGCTCGTTCACCGCGCGGCTGGCGTACGCCGGTGAGCTGGTGACGGTGGAGGAGCTGCTCGTCCCCATCGGCTCGGGTGGCAACGCACGCATCACCGGGACGCTCGCGCTGCGTCCGGGACTGCCCGTCGAGGTGGACCTGGAGACGCATGAGGCGCAGTTCGGCCGCATCCTGGAGAAGGCGGGCCTGACCGGCTCCTGGGTGGACTTCCCGGCCAACGCCAAGGCCCACCTGTCCGGCACGCTGCTGCCCAGGCCCAACCTGTCGGGCGATCTGGACCTGCGCCACGGCCGCTTCATCCTCGCCTCGCGTGCCTTCGACGCGCCCGTGGACTCCGGACGCACCCTGCTGACCTACGAGCGCGGCCACGTGCGCACGCAGGTGTCCCTCCTGCCGGATCGCGTCACCTTCTCCGGTATCGAGATCGACTCGGGCCGCTCTCGCATCGGCGGCGAGGTGACGCTCTTCTACGACTCGCAGAAGGGCCTCCTCGTCAACGCGCACGGCGACGCGGACCTGTCCGACTTCGGCCACATCGCCCAGCTGCCGTGGGCGGGACATGGCTCGGTGAGCACCACCGTCGAGGGCCCGTACTCGCAGGTGAAGATCGGCGCCACCCTGTCCCTGCGCGACTTCATGTTCTGGGACTTCGACCTGGGCGTGGTGCAGGGGAAGCTCACCTACGCGGACAAGCTCCTGGGCTTCCCCACCATCTCCGGCCAGAAGGGGCGCACCCAGTACTTCGGCAACGCGGAGCTCACCTTCGGGCGCTCGCTGCACGCGCGGGCCGAGGTGCAGGTGCCGCGCGGCCGCACCGAGGACCTGATCGACATCATCGCCCCGCTGCACTCCACCATCTCCGTCATGCAGGGGCCCCTGCAGGGCGAGGTCTCGGGACGGGTGGAGATCGACAGCCCGATGGACCAGTTCTCCGGACTGGTGGCCCTCGACTTCAAGGACACCACCTACTACGGGCGGCACATGGGCAACGGCTCGGCCCGGCTGCGCTTCGACAATGGCGAGGCCATGGTGCTCGAGCGCACGGTGCTGGAGGGCCGGCTGGGCCGCACCTGGGTGGACGGGAGCTTCTTCTTCTCCGGACCCCACAAGGGCGTGCTGGACTACCGCTTCGGTGGCGACAACCTGTCCCTGGCGGAGCTCGCCGGACAGGAGACGGCCGAGCGCATGGGCCTGCAGGCCACGCTGGCCCTGGAAGGCACCGTGTCGGGCAACACGGACGTGCCGGTGACGACGGCCCACGTGTCCGGCCCGCAGGTCATCTTCGGCGGCCGCAACCTGGGCAACATGGGCTTCGAGGCCCGCATGGAAGGGCGTGAGCTGCAACTGGCCGGACGCCCCTCCCGCGACACGAGCGGCATCCTCTGGATGCGCGTGAAGGAGCCCTATCCCTTCGAGGCGGCGATGACGCTGGAGCTGCCTGAAATCCGGCCGCTGCTGCCCGCCAACTCCTTCACCCAGGGCCTGTCCGGCTCCGTCAAGGCGGTGGTGCGGGCGCAGGGCGCGCTGAAGAACGCCCAGGCCATCCAGATGGACGCCACCGTGGAGCGGCTCACCCTGGCGCGCGGTGCGTTCTCCGGTGCCAACGACGGCCCCATCTCCCTGCGCTATGCCAACGGGCGGCTGGACGTGCCCTCCTTCACCTTCCGCGGGCCAGACACCGAGCTGTCCGCGGCCGGGTGGATCAGCCCCGAGCAGATGGACTTCTACCTGCGCGGCGGCATGAACCTGGGCCTGCTCGAGTCCGTCTCGCCCATGCTGGTGCGCACCGGCGGCCGCGTGGAGCTCAACGCCGTGGCCACGGGCAGCCCGCGCACGCCCAAGGTGGCGGGCTCGGCCCTCATCTCCGACGCGAAGCTGTCCCTGCGCGACCAGCCGCTGGCGGTGCGCGACGTGAAGGGCCGCGTGGCCTTCACCGGGCAGCGCATCCTCCTGGAGTCCCTGGAGGGCTACCTCAACGAGGGCCGCATGCAGGGCAGCGGCGAGGTCACCCTGGTCGACTTCCGTCCCTCGGAGCTCCTGATGAACGTGGCCCTCACCGACGTGGCCACGCGCTTCCACGAGGACCTGCCCTTCACCACCAGCGGCCGGCTGTGGCTCACCGGCACCCTGGACGCGATGCGCCTGGGCGGCGTCATGGACATCCGCAACCTGCGCTACCGCCGCGGCCTGGAGCTGGACGACATCCTCAAGCGCTTCTCCCGGCGCAGCGTGCTGGCCGCCCCCGCGGAGAAGCCTCGCGAGTACCTCACCTTCGACGTGGGCCTGCTCCTCACCGACGTGTGGCTGGACAACAACCTCGCCCGCGCACGGCTGCTCGGCTCGCTCAAGCTCACCGGCACCAACGTGCGCCCGGGTGTCCTCGGTGTGGTGGAGACCGCCGAGGGCAGCCAGGCCTTCTTCCGCAACAACCAGTTCGCCATCGACCGCGGGCAGATCGAGTTCCAGGACCGCTACAGCATCGACCCGATGTTCGACCTGCGCGCCCAGGCCCAGGTGCGTGAGTACCAGGTGAAACTCCATGCCTTCGGCCGCCCGGCGGCTCCCCAGCTGCTCCTCACCTCGGAGCCGAGCCTCACCGAGGGCGATGTGCTGTCGCTCCTCACGCTGGGTCTCACCAGCACGGACAAGGAGACGGCCGCCTCGGCCAGCGCGGGCCTGGCCGCCGAGGCCTTCTTCAACATCTCCGGCCTGGACCGGCAGGTGCAGCGCTTCCTGCCCAACAACCCCGTCCTCCGGGGCCTGTCCCTTCAGATCTCCACCACCTACAACGACGCCACCCAGCAGGCCGAGCCAACGGCCCGCCTGGAGTCGAAGTTCCTCACGGAACAGCTTAAAATTGGCTTGACGCAGCCCGTCAGTGGGCGTGGAACTCGCGCTCGCGCCGAGTACCTCTTCGACAATCGCTTCTCCCTCCGGGGCCAGTGGGACAACGAGAACAGCGAGACTGCCTTCGGCAACCCTGGGATCGAGCTCAAGTTGAGCTGGGAGTCCCAGTAA
- a CDS encoding ExeA family protein — translation MSTYLDYFELTQEPFSNAPVSRFYYNSAQHSQALTRLMHSVSYMKGLSILIGDIGAGKTTLARRMLDSLPESEYEAALLVIIHSGITANWLLRRIALQLGVENPAQEKLALLSQLYQRLLQIYESGKKAVVLIDEAQMLETRELMEEFRGLLNLEVPERKLISFVFFGLPEIEKNLKLDPPLAQRVSLRYKLEPFTSESTEAYIKHRLRLASCPRMPFTNEALVAVHQRSGGTPRVINSICDNALFEAFLAREQTITDKLIHRIADNLGLQGSALPEGQQKPVPAVSSSSRASGNSKIDLAEIDRYLEGLGKL, via the coding sequence ATGTCCACCTACCTCGACTATTTCGAACTCACCCAGGAGCCTTTCTCCAACGCTCCGGTGAGCCGCTTCTATTACAACTCGGCCCAGCACTCGCAGGCGCTGACCCGGCTCATGCACTCGGTCAGCTACATGAAGGGTCTGTCGATCCTCATCGGCGACATCGGGGCCGGCAAGACGACGCTGGCGCGCCGCATGCTCGACTCGCTTCCCGAGTCCGAGTACGAGGCCGCGCTGCTCGTCATCATCCACTCGGGCATCACCGCCAACTGGCTGCTGCGCCGCATCGCCCTGCAGCTGGGCGTGGAGAACCCCGCCCAGGAGAAGCTGGCCCTCCTGTCCCAGCTCTACCAGCGGCTGCTGCAAATCTACGAGTCCGGCAAGAAGGCCGTCGTCCTCATCGACGAGGCCCAGATGCTGGAGACGCGCGAGCTGATGGAGGAGTTCCGGGGGCTGCTCAACCTGGAAGTCCCCGAGCGCAAGCTCATCTCCTTCGTCTTCTTCGGGCTGCCGGAGATCGAGAAGAACCTCAAGCTGGACCCGCCGCTCGCCCAGCGCGTGTCGCTCCGCTACAAGCTGGAGCCCTTCACGTCCGAGTCCACCGAGGCCTACATCAAGCACCGCCTCCGGCTCGCCAGCTGCCCGCGCATGCCGTTCACCAACGAGGCCCTGGTCGCCGTACACCAGCGCTCGGGTGGTACCCCGCGCGTCATCAACAGCATCTGCGACAACGCGCTCTTCGAGGCCTTCCTGGCCCGCGAGCAGACCATCACCGACAAGCTCATCCACCGCATCGCCGACAACCTGGGACTCCAGGGCTCGGCTCTGCCGGAAGGGCAACAGAAGCCCGTGCCCGCCGTCAGCTCGAGCAGTCGGGCAAGCGGCAACTCGAAGATCGATCTCGCGGAGATCGACCGTTACCTCGAGGGGTTGGGTAAGCTGTAG